In Chryseobacterium camelliae, one DNA window encodes the following:
- a CDS encoding outer membrane beta-barrel family protein, producing MKNILLTLCLPIITFAQQHKIEGKVTNEENQSIPQATIEIYNTNNVLIKTLLSNEQGVFTIEEITGNQVKLIVNDLEYNGFERQIDLLQPNQVINIKLKKSAVSEIAEVAIVKKKPVIKRKIDRLEFNVQDSNISNLSAWAILKKTPGVVFSNNEFKIKGSSDILITINDKKVMVTGDELKTLLENTQGSDVRSVEVITNPPAKYEASGSAVLNFVMKENKLEGYRGYISGKYEQSIYPKGTGTIAQYYQKKRISAMASYTRGSGTYYRAQNTHIYYPEDQTTWKGVFNRKDIDDQQNSLNTSIKYQADENTSIALEYRGFYDPKSYGIYDVPTNIHNAQNMLESYYRTINDHHSRTAKNNVSLQADHQFGKSKLSFITYYISNTSKNYQNIFTALNFANQLPSSQTFINDSGQDVRLFSQQTDYNWKNEKWEVDAGGKYSVVKTNSILNFSDDDKGILAYKPEKSNVFDYRESNLSAYASLSLNLDKWIFKGGLRAENTDLRGTVSEPYENNSNQYLKLFPTAYIQYTTESKHQFGLTYGKRISRPNYSWLNPARSYFNLFSYFQGDPNLKATIRHNVNFTYDYKGWSFEAFYRKKTDPSMELNFQIPETKMLVYRYTNIKKSSAYGSSIAKDFEIKPWWTLSTSADLYHDENYFYGFDQQLYKKQIWVFNSSMSTNFTLDKALDWTLEFGNQYSSPGIQGTFEYSGVWTAYLVMSRKFFNKKLEATLFFDDIFKTSKQKISTKYSDQNSSFSDYQDTQLFSLTLKYNFGNQSVKTAKSIKKSDEQSRL from the coding sequence ATGAAAAACATTCTTTTAACATTATGTTTACCTATTATTACTTTTGCGCAGCAACATAAAATAGAAGGCAAGGTGACTAATGAGGAAAATCAATCAATTCCTCAGGCCACGATAGAAATTTATAACACCAATAATGTACTGATAAAAACATTATTAAGTAATGAGCAAGGTGTTTTTACGATAGAAGAGATTACCGGTAATCAGGTAAAACTGATCGTTAACGACTTAGAATATAATGGTTTTGAAAGGCAGATCGATTTGCTACAACCTAACCAGGTCATCAATATCAAGCTCAAAAAATCGGCCGTTTCTGAAATTGCCGAAGTTGCAATCGTCAAGAAAAAACCGGTCATTAAAAGGAAAATTGACCGTTTGGAATTCAACGTACAAGATAGTAATATTTCCAATCTCAGTGCATGGGCAATCCTGAAAAAGACACCAGGCGTTGTTTTCTCAAACAATGAGTTCAAGATAAAAGGAAGTTCTGACATCCTTATTACCATCAATGATAAAAAAGTAATGGTAACAGGAGATGAGCTGAAAACACTTTTGGAAAACACGCAAGGAAGTGACGTTAGATCTGTAGAGGTCATCACCAATCCGCCTGCGAAATATGAAGCCTCCGGAAGTGCAGTGCTTAATTTTGTGATGAAAGAAAATAAACTCGAAGGTTATCGTGGATACATTTCCGGAAAGTATGAGCAATCCATATATCCAAAGGGAACAGGAACCATCGCCCAATATTATCAGAAAAAAAGAATATCGGCTATGGCAAGCTATACGCGCGGATCAGGCACCTATTATCGTGCACAGAATACTCATATTTATTATCCCGAAGATCAAACCACGTGGAAAGGGGTTTTTAATAGAAAGGATATTGATGATCAACAAAATTCACTCAATACCTCCATAAAATACCAGGCTGATGAGAATACCTCCATTGCCTTGGAATACCGTGGTTTTTATGATCCCAAATCTTACGGAATTTATGATGTTCCCACAAACATCCACAATGCCCAAAATATGTTGGAGTCCTATTATAGAACGATCAATGATCATCATAGCAGAACGGCAAAAAACAATGTTAGTTTACAGGCCGATCATCAATTTGGGAAAAGTAAATTATCTTTTATCACCTACTATATTTCGAATACCAGTAAAAATTATCAAAATATTTTCACGGCACTTAATTTTGCCAATCAGTTGCCGTCTTCTCAGACTTTTATCAATGACAGTGGTCAGGATGTCAGATTGTTCTCACAACAGACAGATTATAACTGGAAGAATGAAAAATGGGAAGTGGATGCCGGTGGAAAATACAGCGTAGTAAAAACAAACAGTATCTTGAATTTTTCCGATGACGACAAAGGCATTTTAGCTTACAAACCAGAAAAAAGCAACGTTTTCGATTATCGGGAATCTAATTTGTCGGCCTATGCATCATTGTCTTTAAATTTGGATAAATGGATTTTCAAAGGCGGTTTACGAGCAGAAAATACGGATTTAAGAGGAACAGTTAGTGAACCTTATGAAAACAACAGCAACCAATATTTAAAGTTGTTTCCTACTGCCTATATTCAGTATACTACAGAAAGCAAACATCAGTTTGGTTTAACCTATGGCAAAAGGATCTCACGACCTAATTATTCATGGTTAAATCCTGCCAGATCCTACTTCAATCTCTTTTCTTATTTTCAGGGAGATCCCAACTTAAAGGCTACAATTAGGCACAATGTCAATTTCACATACGATTATAAAGGCTGGAGCTTCGAAGCGTTTTATCGTAAGAAAACCGATCCTTCGATGGAGCTTAATTTCCAGATTCCGGAGACGAAAATGCTGGTGTATCGTTACACCAATATTAAAAAATCCAGTGCTTACGGCTCAAGCATTGCCAAGGACTTTGAAATAAAACCGTGGTGGACGTTAAGTACATCAGCAGACCTGTACCACGATGAAAACTACTTTTATGGTTTTGATCAGCAATTGTACAAAAAACAGATCTGGGTCTTTAACTCAAGCATGTCAACAAATTTTACGTTAGACAAAGCTTTAGACTGGACATTGGAGTTTGGAAACCAGTACTCCTCACCTGGAATACAGGGGACTTTTGAATACTCAGGGGTTTGGACTGCTTATCTTGTAATGAGCAGAAAATTCTTCAATAAAAAACTGGAGGCAACTCTCTTTTTTGATGATATCTTTAAAACTTCAAAGCAAAAAATTTCGACTAAATATTCTGATCAGAACAGTTCCTTTAGTGATTATCAAGACACACAGCTATTCTCTTTAACCTTAAAATACAACTTCGGAAATCAATCTGTTAAAACTGCAAAATCAATTAAGAAATCTGATGAACAGAGCCGATTATAA